Proteins found in one Fulvitalea axinellae genomic segment:
- a CDS encoding metallophosphoesterase family protein — translation MKILKRIVWVSFALLIGAVFACTPRQQKQAGNTELIADSDSVRLSFAFIGCNRIAYSDRKKSNASKANVPALKRIFRELTAMEKKPDLLFFMGDLVLGEKDTTALNTQLSAWVAQYEDAEFSGIAKSGIEMVAIPGNHEMLFYDEATHNEFPLKGATEDWLKHMSPYMPKDRNRVPFDSVINGATFSFVRDSIAFVVMNTDTYNAPAPGEKFGKEGQVPEDWVNAEVRRLASSPAVKRVFTMGHRPYYVDGAYDTLHSGFPDGPKVWPTMVEQRVTALLTAHQHKYQRWQPEGNGTYEIIAGQGGTYSGKDTPRFYGYSLIRVYNSGRAELITKGWDLPDPTWGAAPDNPTTIRDSVTLTWSKNKYPFSNL, via the coding sequence ATGAAAATATTAAAACGAATTGTCTGGGTATCCTTTGCTTTGCTTATAGGAGCTGTATTTGCTTGTACTCCCCGTCAACAAAAACAGGCTGGCAACACTGAATTGATTGCGGATTCGGATTCGGTAAGACTGAGCTTTGCTTTTATCGGGTGTAATCGAATTGCGTATAGTGACCGTAAGAAATCAAATGCATCGAAAGCGAACGTTCCCGCTCTAAAGAGGATTTTCAGGGAGCTTACGGCGATGGAAAAAAAGCCGGACCTGCTATTTTTTATGGGCGATTTGGTATTGGGCGAAAAGGACACTACCGCATTGAATACACAATTGTCGGCTTGGGTAGCTCAATACGAAGATGCCGAATTCAGCGGAATTGCCAAGTCGGGAATCGAAATGGTGGCTATCCCCGGAAATCACGAAATGCTGTTTTACGATGAGGCTACACATAACGAATTTCCGCTGAAAGGCGCAACGGAAGATTGGCTAAAACATATGTCTCCATATATGCCAAAGGATCGAAACCGTGTGCCGTTTGATTCCGTGATTAACGGCGCCACGTTTTCTTTTGTGAGGGATAGTATTGCTTTTGTGGTGATGAATACCGATACCTACAACGCTCCGGCGCCTGGAGAAAAGTTTGGTAAGGAAGGCCAAGTGCCCGAGGATTGGGTAAATGCCGAAGTTCGTCGGTTAGCTTCTTCGCCGGCGGTCAAGCGGGTTTTTACAATGGGGCATCGTCCGTATTATGTTGACGGAGCTTATGATACGCTTCATAGCGGTTTTCCGGACGGCCCGAAAGTCTGGCCGACAATGGTTGAGCAACGGGTTACGGCTTTGTTGACGGCGCATCAACATAAATACCAACGGTGGCAACCCGAGGGTAATGGAACGTACGAGATAATCGCTGGCCAAGGCGGAACATATAGTGGCAAGGATACGCCGAGATTTTACGGTTATTCATTGATTCGGGTTTATAATAGTGGAAGAGCCGAGCTGATTACGAAAGGTTGGGATTTGCCTGATCCGACTTGGGGCGCCGCGCCGGATAATCCAACTACAATACGTGATTCAGTAACCTTGACTTGGTCAAAGAATAAATATCCGTTTAGCAATTTGTAA
- a CDS encoding lipase family protein has protein sequence MIKILHRLLAPSYTQDTSLSNSLSGDIGHRATIKARYSRTGLKLLLNLSSMRRLKKFVGNGIRIYRLEYPTTYKGHKVTASGLVCIPEKQTPSAIICALRSTILAHKLAPSEVRPFYGLELYAAAGYITFIPDMLGFGSSKHLISPYHNHEHAASTVIDMIKAGLGFLNSQQFHFKKDLYIMGYSEGGYSALATQRALEHRPIQGLKLKAVAAGAGAYNIPETMSLIFDKHGHSNPSLIAYMLYAYKHMYEWNHSFEQIFKAPYSNLVHKAFNGQRSIDQANELLHTRFDRLFHNDFLTLLKNPKLADFSHSFVQNSLHDWLPLTPVKLYHSKADQTIPYTDSVSTYETMKLNGARNLSLNFTKPLTHGEAVFDMAEETFAWFGAIDNAM, from the coding sequence ATGATAAAAATTCTACACCGCCTTCTGGCGCCCTCCTACACACAAGACACTTCCCTTTCCAATTCGCTTTCGGGTGATATTGGCCATAGGGCCACGATAAAGGCCCGATACTCCAGAACAGGACTAAAACTCCTACTGAACCTCAGCTCAATGCGCCGGCTTAAAAAATTCGTCGGCAACGGAATCAGGATCTACCGACTGGAATACCCAACCACTTATAAAGGACACAAAGTCACCGCGTCAGGGTTGGTCTGCATACCCGAAAAACAAACCCCTTCGGCAATAATCTGCGCTTTACGAAGCACAATCCTCGCACACAAACTAGCTCCAAGCGAAGTTCGTCCCTTTTACGGCCTTGAACTCTACGCCGCCGCCGGCTACATCACGTTTATACCCGACATGCTCGGCTTCGGAAGTTCCAAACACCTTATCAGCCCTTATCATAATCACGAACACGCAGCGTCCACTGTTATCGACATGATCAAAGCGGGCTTGGGGTTCCTTAACAGCCAACAATTCCATTTCAAAAAAGACCTTTACATAATGGGGTATTCCGAGGGCGGATATTCGGCTTTGGCGACCCAAAGAGCCTTGGAACACCGTCCCATCCAAGGACTAAAGCTGAAGGCCGTCGCCGCTGGAGCCGGAGCCTATAACATCCCGGAAACAATGTCATTGATATTTGACAAACACGGGCACAGCAATCCGAGCCTTATCGCCTATATGCTCTATGCTTACAAACACATGTACGAATGGAATCACAGTTTCGAACAAATATTCAAAGCTCCTTACTCCAATTTGGTACATAAGGCCTTTAATGGCCAAAGGTCAATAGACCAAGCGAACGAATTGCTTCACACACGGTTTGACAGGCTATTTCACAACGACTTTCTCACTCTGCTTAAAAACCCAAAATTAGCCGATTTTTCACATTCGTTTGTCCAAAACAGCTTACACGATTGGCTTCCGTTAACACCAGTAAAACTATACCACAGCAAAGCGGACCAAACCATTCCCTATACAGATTCCGTTAGCACTTACGAAACGATGAAGCTTAACGGCGCCAGAAATTTAAGCCTAAATTTCACCAAACCGCTCACGCATGGAGAAGCGGTATTCGATATGGCCGAAGAGACCTTCGCTTGGTTCGGAGCGATAGATAATGCAATGTAA
- a CDS encoding IS4 family transposase gives MTKLKPAKRLESQFEYTKLQTLITSEPELKKLNKARLKLLCYLITSLIKVQKVGFRHLSEGYDSGATVTSNMRRIQRFFAKFEFPEEGFSRLIIRMIPVKGKYRIAIDRTNWKFGKRNINLLFLCVVYKGVGIPLIWKVLGDKKGNSSTAERKGLLGKFIEWFGADMIERITADREFIGEEWWEFLLEHGIPFYIRIKENALIGLHGGRFVNARRLFAPHKLKVAYFHPTSVTITKVKVYVSGMKYIENGKLEYLILASPKNTRESLEIYRERWQIETMFRGFKSAGFNLEDTHLQDYERINKLLCVIAIAFIWSYNIGIFKHEEEEPIKIKKHGRRAKSFFSYGLEEIAHALINKVETKIERLSGLFLSCT, from the coding sequence GTGACCAAACTTAAACCCGCAAAACGATTGGAAAGCCAGTTCGAATATACAAAACTACAGACCTTAATTACCAGTGAACCCGAGTTAAAGAAACTGAATAAGGCCCGACTAAAACTGCTTTGTTACCTGATAACCTCGTTGATCAAAGTCCAAAAGGTTGGTTTCAGACACCTTTCGGAAGGATACGATTCGGGAGCTACGGTGACGTCCAACATGAGGAGGATTCAGCGTTTCTTTGCCAAATTCGAATTTCCGGAAGAGGGCTTTTCCCGGCTTATCATCAGGATGATTCCCGTCAAAGGGAAATACCGGATCGCCATTGACCGGACCAACTGGAAGTTCGGGAAAAGGAACATCAACTTGCTGTTTCTCTGCGTTGTATACAAAGGCGTGGGTATTCCGTTGATATGGAAAGTGCTTGGGGACAAGAAGGGGAATTCGAGCACGGCCGAACGAAAAGGTCTTCTCGGGAAGTTTATCGAATGGTTCGGTGCGGATATGATCGAACGCATTACCGCTGACCGGGAATTTATCGGCGAAGAATGGTGGGAATTCCTGCTGGAACACGGGATCCCTTTTTATATCCGCATCAAGGAAAACGCGTTAATAGGGTTGCATGGCGGAAGATTCGTAAACGCCAGGCGATTGTTTGCGCCCCATAAGCTGAAAGTCGCCTATTTTCATCCGACTTCCGTGACGATCACCAAGGTGAAGGTGTATGTTTCGGGAATGAAGTACATCGAGAACGGAAAGCTCGAATACTTGATCCTCGCGTCTCCGAAAAACACTCGGGAAAGCTTAGAAATCTACCGTGAACGCTGGCAGATAGAAACCATGTTCAGGGGCTTCAAAAGTGCGGGCTTCAACCTTGAGGATACGCATTTACAAGATTACGAAAGGATAAACAAGTTGCTGTGTGTCATAGCAATAGCGTTTATCTGGTCGTATAATATCGGGATTTTCAAACACGAAGAGGAGGAGCCGATCAAAATCAAAAAACACGGGAGAAGGGCGAAAAGCTTTTTCTCGTACGGCCTTGAGGAAATAGCCCACGCTCTGATTAATAAGGTCGAAACGAAGATCGAGAGATTATCAGGGCTATTTTTGTCATGTACTTAG